From the Thermococcus sp. 18S1 genome, one window contains:
- the moaA gene encoding GTP 3',8-cyclase MoaA, translating to MLYDRFGRPATNLRISLTQDCNYRCFFCHREGQHFNASLELTPSEIERLVRVASRLGIKKVKLTGGEPTVRDDILEIVRRIRPYVVDLSMTTNGSRLKELAKPLAEAGLNRVNVSLHSLKPDVYRRITGVDMLDTVLEGIEEAVKYLSPVKLNMTVMKGLNDGEIWDMVEFAAKTGTILQLIELEAPREMTETRFFRKYFYPLKPVEERLEEMAVETRERRMHRRKKYFVPTDHGVAEVEVVRAMHNTVFCANCTRLRVTSDGKFKTCLLRKNDLIDFATALRNGASDGELVEIFRQVVLMREPYWK from the coding sequence GTGCTCTACGACCGCTTCGGCAGACCCGCGACCAACCTCAGGATATCCCTCACCCAGGACTGCAACTACCGCTGCTTCTTCTGCCACCGCGAGGGACAGCACTTCAACGCGAGCCTTGAACTGACCCCATCGGAGATAGAGCGGCTCGTCAGGGTGGCGTCGCGCCTTGGAATAAAAAAGGTCAAACTTACCGGGGGGGAGCCCACCGTCAGGGACGATATACTTGAGATAGTGAGGCGCATAAGGCCATACGTGGTCGATCTCTCCATGACCACGAACGGGAGCAGGCTGAAGGAGCTGGCGAAGCCGCTCGCCGAAGCGGGCCTCAACCGCGTCAACGTATCCCTCCACAGCCTGAAGCCAGACGTTTACCGCAGAATCACCGGCGTCGATATGCTCGACACCGTTCTCGAGGGCATAGAGGAGGCGGTAAAGTACCTCAGCCCGGTGAAGCTCAACATGACGGTTATGAAGGGACTGAACGATGGAGAGATATGGGACATGGTGGAGTTCGCCGCGAAGACCGGGACGATACTCCAGCTCATCGAGCTTGAGGCCCCGAGGGAGATGACGGAGACCAGGTTCTTCAGGAAGTACTTCTACCCGCTCAAGCCCGTGGAGGAGCGGCTGGAGGAAATGGCCGTGGAGACCCGCGAGAGGAGGATGCACAGGAGGAAGAAGTACTTTGTCCCCACCGACCACGGCGTCGCGGAGGTCGAGGTGGTCCGGGCGATGCACAACACGGTGTTCTGCGCCAACTGCACGAGGCTCCGCGTCACGTCGGACGGGAAGTTCAAGACGTGCCTGCTGAGAAAGAATGACCTCATCGACTTCGCGACGGCCCTCAGGAACGGCGCAAGCGACGGAGAGCTCGTGGAGATATTCCGGCAGGTCGTCCTCATGAGGGAGCCGTACTGGAAATAG
- a CDS encoding DUF835 domain-containing protein, with the protein MTEIDAVTFVEGLLLAGVSGYLLIKIRLLHRYGELHKREYSMELSVIFGLFVLAGIALMVAAATESAPPRAPDIVALTAFIVISILSMRELLRKTPGVISPKGVGIKESSVFLVESENEAKLMMKTFHLKGAPVMAISRRPYEEWVSKFGFSPKTFLWLSNVQHPHAVSPSSLYILREEAVRFMRENPGGVVYVDGIEYMTFYSEFSTIAKFLFTLRDYALTTGAYVVVLASPEALGPTKFNILAREFRRPDFGEIEDTLSEKAFFGTVRKEDLERLLENDSRDVEEKVMPGGSENASDKGDKNRS; encoded by the coding sequence GTGACTGAAATCGACGCCGTGACCTTTGTGGAAGGACTCCTGCTGGCGGGTGTGTCCGGGTACCTTCTCATCAAGATTAGACTTCTCCACCGTTACGGGGAGCTCCACAAAAGGGAATACTCCATGGAGCTGTCAGTTATATTCGGCCTCTTTGTACTCGCGGGCATCGCACTCATGGTCGCGGCGGCCACTGAAAGCGCACCGCCAAGGGCTCCAGATATCGTTGCGCTAACGGCATTCATTGTCATTTCGATCCTCTCAATGAGGGAGCTCCTCAGGAAGACTCCCGGTGTCATCTCGCCCAAGGGAGTTGGAATAAAGGAATCCAGCGTCTTTCTTGTGGAGAGTGAGAACGAAGCGAAGCTCATGATGAAAACGTTCCACCTGAAGGGCGCTCCGGTGATGGCCATCAGCAGACGCCCCTACGAGGAGTGGGTTTCGAAGTTCGGCTTCAGTCCGAAGACGTTCCTGTGGCTCAGCAACGTCCAGCATCCCCACGCGGTCAGTCCCAGCAGCCTGTACATCCTCAGGGAGGAGGCCGTGAGGTTCATGCGCGAGAACCCTGGAGGGGTTGTCTATGTGGATGGAATCGAGTACATGACGTTCTACTCCGAGTTCAGCACCATAGCGAAGTTCCTCTTCACACTCAGGGACTACGCCCTCACAACCGGGGCATACGTGGTTGTGCTGGCCTCCCCCGAGGCCCTGGGACCCACGAAGTTCAACATCCTTGCAAGGGAATTCAGGAGGCCGGATTTCGGAGAGATAGAGGATACCCTCTCAGAGAAAGCATTTTTCGGAACAGTAAGGAAAGAAGACCTCGAGAGGCTCCTCGAGAATGACTCGAGAGACGTGGAAGAAAAGGTTATGCCCGGGGGATCCGAGAATGCCAGCGATAAAGGTGACAAAAACCGAAGCTGA
- a CDS encoding class I SAM-dependent methyltransferase family protein, producing the protein MPAIKVTKTEAEPVKRRLKKLGLYDGKRRPKREGEFVLLPVIEDPLLHSLGYEVLPFELPLRPERQLYKNLESVLAGRLSEEELKHLRRYDIVGDIAVIQVPRELSHRVDDIVWGLRKVHPFIRVVAQKGFHEGAFRIREYSIIWGEKRLETVHRENGVQIKVDLSKAFFNPRMKGERYRLAQLVQDGERILIPFAGVLPYALVIARYKRVKITAVELNREAYELGLENIELNRERLRGEIEFIHGDVFDVLPQLPAHDRVISPTPRGVDALSLTLSRAEKWLHYYDFVHEADIGAFRTRIMDACAMLGRECGVRVKKVSDFKPHVFKVCADVEIKEK; encoded by the coding sequence ATGCCAGCGATAAAGGTGACAAAAACCGAAGCTGAACCCGTGAAGAGGAGGCTAAAGAAGCTGGGCCTCTACGACGGAAAGAGGCGTCCGAAGCGGGAGGGGGAGTTCGTTCTCCTCCCCGTCATCGAAGACCCCCTCCTTCACTCACTCGGCTACGAAGTCCTGCCCTTCGAACTTCCCCTCAGACCCGAGCGGCAGCTTTACAAGAACCTCGAAAGCGTCCTCGCCGGGAGGCTGAGCGAGGAGGAACTGAAGCATCTGCGGCGCTACGACATCGTCGGGGACATAGCGGTAATCCAGGTTCCGAGGGAGCTTTCCCACAGGGTGGACGATATCGTATGGGGTCTCAGAAAGGTCCACCCCTTCATCAGGGTCGTGGCCCAGAAGGGCTTCCACGAAGGTGCCTTCAGGATAAGGGAATACTCGATAATCTGGGGGGAGAAACGGCTGGAAACCGTCCACAGAGAAAACGGAGTGCAGATAAAAGTGGACCTCTCGAAGGCATTCTTCAACCCGCGGATGAAGGGCGAGCGCTACCGTCTGGCCCAGCTTGTCCAAGACGGAGAAAGGATTCTGATCCCATTCGCCGGCGTTCTGCCGTATGCGCTCGTCATAGCCCGCTATAAAAGGGTCAAGATCACCGCGGTGGAGCTGAACAGGGAGGCCTACGAGCTCGGCCTTGAGAACATCGAGCTGAACAGGGAAAGGCTGAGGGGCGAGATAGAGTTCATCCACGGCGACGTTTTCGACGTTCTCCCCCAACTTCCGGCCCACGACAGGGTGATAAGCCCCACGCCGAGGGGCGTTGATGCCCTAAGTCTAACGCTGAGCAGGGCAGAGAAATGGCTGCACTACTACGACTTCGTCCACGAGGCCGACATCGGGGCGTTCAGGACCAGGATAATGGACGCGTGCGCCATGCTCGGAAGGGAGTGCGGGGTCCGCGTAAAGAAGGTGAGCGACTTCAAGCCGCACGTTTTCAAGGTGTGCGCGGACGTGGAGATAAAGGAGAAATAA